From Oligoflexia bacterium, the proteins below share one genomic window:
- a CDS encoding cytochrome c-type biogenesis protein CcmH — translation MNGRVLKLSIGIFMVLLSCVQAQLPELNSEQEKRAQAIDKLLMAPCCWAKTVAEDNSGMAFGVREQVRTLILAGKSDAEVLAYFEAEYGEKILSSPKKEDFNLLLWILPFILMPLLMFGVYKIILSWRTSTLSEGQKSAAQAPFIEEKIVSEQDKQQDKPNKNSQEYAKYAKQLDQELYGDDS, via the coding sequence GTGAATGGTCGTGTTTTAAAACTTTCTATAGGTATTTTCATGGTTCTGTTGAGCTGTGTGCAGGCCCAGCTTCCTGAGTTAAATTCCGAGCAAGAAAAGCGTGCGCAAGCTATTGATAAGCTATTGATGGCTCCTTGTTGCTGGGCAAAAACCGTGGCTGAGGATAATTCTGGTATGGCTTTTGGCGTAAGAGAGCAAGTTAGAACTTTGATTTTGGCTGGAAAAAGTGATGCTGAGGTCTTGGCTTATTTTGAGGCAGAATATGGAGAAAAAATTTTAAGCAGTCCCAAAAAAGAAGATTTTAACCTTTTGTTGTGGATTCTTCCCTTTATTCTTATGCCACTGTTAATGTTTGGGGTGTATAAAATTATTTTATCATGGAGAACGTCCACTTTGTCAGAGGGACAAAAGTCTGCAGCACAAGCACCGTTTATTGAAGAAAAAATAGTTTCTGAACAAGACAAACAGCAAGATAAGCCTAATAAAAATTCACAAGAATATGCTAAATATGCCAAGCAATTGGATCAAGAGCTATACGGAGACGACTCTTAA
- the mutM gene encoding bifunctional DNA-formamidopyrimidine glycosylase/DNA-(apurinic or apyrimidinic site) lyase produces the protein MPELPEVETVCQGLAQLIKPQSCVEHIHIYTDKLRFPISKTVKDTLPGQKLQRFSRRAKYILWHFDQHIMISHLGMTGSWRELNDDMKKHDHFAIAFVDEQTLIYNDPRRFGFIDLCPKDIILDHKFLKHLGPEPLSDQFNHNYLQNYCKNKTAAIKSVIMDQRCVVGVGNIYACESLFQSEIHPLTPAKDVSELNLKKLIKHIQNVLLQAIEAGGSTIKDFKKAGGEQGYFQHQFLVYGKTGELCPNCKQSKIENLRISGRSSFYCPNCQIG, from the coding sequence ATGCCAGAACTTCCAGAAGTTGAAACCGTATGCCAAGGGCTTGCTCAATTAATAAAACCACAATCATGTGTTGAGCATATTCATATCTATACGGATAAACTGCGCTTTCCTATCTCAAAAACAGTTAAGGATACGTTGCCAGGCCAAAAGCTGCAGCGTTTTTCCAGAAGAGCCAAGTATATATTATGGCACTTTGATCAACATATCATGATCAGTCATTTGGGGATGACTGGTTCTTGGCGAGAATTGAATGATGATATGAAAAAGCATGATCACTTTGCTATTGCTTTTGTTGATGAGCAAACCTTGATTTACAATGATCCCAGACGCTTTGGTTTTATTGATCTTTGTCCTAAAGATATAATCCTGGACCACAAATTTTTAAAGCATCTAGGTCCTGAGCCATTATCCGATCAATTCAATCATAACTATTTACAAAACTACTGCAAGAATAAAACGGCAGCCATTAAATCTGTGATCATGGATCAACGTTGTGTGGTGGGGGTAGGGAATATCTATGCCTGTGAATCCCTGTTTCAAAGTGAAATCCATCCTTTAACACCGGCTAAAGATGTCAGTGAATTGAATCTTAAAAAGTTGATTAAACATATTCAAAACGTTTTATTACAAGCTATTGAAGCAGGGGGCTCTACTATCAAAGACTTTAAGAAAGCCGGAGGAGAACAAGGCTATTTTCAGCATCAGTTTTTGGTTTATGGAAAAACTGGTGAGTTATGTCCAAACTGTAAACAGAGTAAAATAGAAAATCTAAGAATATCTGGGCGGAGTAGTTTTTATTGCCCTAATTGTCAGATCGGGTAG
- a CDS encoding DUF924 family protein, with the protein MKTWQDIHSYWFKDLSLEKNYLKERGQLWFGKNPKVDRYMRKQFLPLLKDFSAGRHFTEWKSNPQSYVSLIVLLDQFSRNIFRGSSQMYAYDHAALNLTLEGLKKSVDEDLHPLERVFFYLPLEHSENLNIQRLSVKMFKQLMEEDKIFTEHYIYAVKHYDIVAKFGHFPHRNEILNRPSSPQETEFLKQPGSSF; encoded by the coding sequence ATGAAAACTTGGCAAGATATTCACTCCTATTGGTTTAAAGATTTATCTCTAGAAAAAAACTATCTTAAAGAGCGTGGACAACTCTGGTTTGGGAAAAATCCCAAGGTTGACCGTTATATGCGTAAACAGTTTTTACCTCTATTAAAAGATTTTTCTGCCGGTAGACATTTTACTGAGTGGAAATCCAACCCGCAAAGTTACGTATCTCTTATTGTATTACTGGATCAGTTTTCTAGAAATATCTTTAGAGGTAGTTCTCAAATGTATGCGTATGATCATGCTGCCCTTAACTTGACTTTAGAAGGATTAAAAAAGAGCGTTGATGAAGACTTACACCCTCTAGAAAGAGTGTTTTTTTATTTGCCTTTAGAACATAGTGAAAACTTAAATATCCAACGCTTGAGTGTAAAGATGTTCAAACAATTGATGGAAGAAGATAAAATTTTTACTGAGCACTACATTTACGCTGTTAAACACTATGATATTGTGGCCAAATTTGGGCACTTCCCTCATAGAAATGAAATTTTAAATCGCCCTAGCAGCCCTCAAGAAACTGAATTTCTCAAACAACCTGGAAGTTCTTTTTAA
- a CDS encoding thymidylate synthase, with protein MRNYLQLMQHIMETGEDRTDRTGVGTRSLFGAQLRFDLQEGFPLVTTKKCHLKSIIHELLWFLQGDTNIAYLKENKVRIWDEWADENGDLGPVYGKQWRSWQTSNSESIDQIQNLMHSLKNNPHSRRHIVSAWNVADVEKMALPPCHTMFQFYVSLNKDKPRLSCQLYQRSADYFLGVPFNIASYALLTMMIANVLDYDYGDFVHSFGDVHLYQNHFEQVQTQLSREPFSKPTMHIKRKPKDIFSYQYDDFELVNYEAHPAIKAEVAV; from the coding sequence ATGCGCAATTATCTTCAACTTATGCAACACATTATGGAAACAGGTGAAGACCGGACAGATAGAACGGGTGTAGGTACTCGCTCATTATTTGGCGCACAATTGCGCTTTGACTTACAAGAAGGGTTTCCTTTGGTGACCACCAAAAAATGTCACCTTAAGTCTATTATTCATGAACTGTTGTGGTTTTTGCAAGGCGATACCAATATTGCTTATTTAAAAGAAAACAAGGTCCGCATATGGGATGAATGGGCTGATGAAAACGGTGACCTTGGCCCAGTATATGGTAAACAGTGGCGCAGTTGGCAAACATCAAACAGTGAGAGTATTGATCAAATCCAAAATTTAATGCACAGCTTAAAAAACAATCCGCATTCTCGTCGGCATATTGTTTCTGCTTGGAATGTGGCTGATGTAGAAAAAATGGCCCTGCCTCCCTGTCACACCATGTTTCAATTTTATGTCTCTTTAAACAAAGATAAACCGCGTTTATCCTGCCAACTGTATCAACGCTCAGCTGATTACTTTTTGGGTGTACCCTTTAATATTGCCAGCTATGCTTTACTCACCATGATGATTGCCAATGTCTTAGATTATGACTACGGTGACTTTGTCCACAGCTTTGGTGATGTGCATCTGTATCAAAATCACTTTGAACAAGTGCAAACCCAATTAAGTCGAGAACCCTTTAGCAAACCAACAATGCATATTAAACGCAAACCCAAAGACATCTTTTCTTACCAATACGACGACTTTGAACTGGTCAACTATGAAGCACATCCTGCAATCAAAGCTGAGGTTGCGGTCTAA
- a CDS encoding ATP-dependent helicase: MQSYFEKLNPEQITAVKHNYGPLLILAGAGSGKTTVLVQRTQRLILENIAAANAILVLTFTNKAARELKFRVAQKLDKKQAQQIHAGTFHSFGLNVIKKHHDALDLPKRFGVIDQSDAQSVVKELLKTSKDSEKSNFDLDTLLTCIQTLRAGKTLPSHLQEYQDMAEALYPKYLDRLKSLGVVDFEGLILGPIEIFKQKPDILNEYQTQFKQIMVDEFQDTNDIQMQMLKLLAQHHQNLTVVGDDDQSIYGWRGAQIQHILDFPKRYKNCKVVRLERNYRSKARILDLANHIIAKNSTRHGKQLLASGYDDEGHEPEVFLYLNEIDEAEGMVHQIEYFKSKGYKNEDIALLYRSNSQGGMIETALRKQQIPYVLTGGTGFFSRKEIKDILAYLKCMFRPDEISVRRAMHTPNKGIGEKTIQTIFEYAKQHKISFFKASLADIDELNEKSKQAIEHFHQSLQAYKTLLLSNEKKCEDQLVSILEKMGYKRMLLAAFKDIHTAQKRWDLVLTFCRVLGAYIHKSGHQAQSFLKFIENMDLGDVEEDEKEGSNVQLMTLHACKGLEFPVVIICGVEEGILPHQRLGQDISEERRLFYVGITRAKEHLVLTRAKERKKQGKLKPCATSRFLAEVDETLIKNYQSAFRPQGESERKAMLAALFDKIDQTTEKNSF; the protein is encoded by the coding sequence AATAACCGCTGTAAAACATAATTATGGGCCGCTTCTTATTTTAGCAGGAGCAGGTAGTGGAAAAACCACTGTTTTGGTTCAGCGTACACAACGCCTTATTTTAGAAAATATTGCTGCAGCCAATGCTATTCTTGTCTTAACCTTTACCAATAAAGCGGCTAGAGAACTGAAATTTAGGGTTGCTCAAAAGCTAGATAAAAAACAGGCGCAGCAAATCCATGCGGGAACATTTCATTCTTTTGGTTTAAATGTCATTAAAAAACACCATGATGCTCTAGACTTACCCAAACGTTTTGGTGTCATTGATCAGAGTGATGCGCAATCAGTGGTTAAAGAGTTACTTAAGACAAGCAAAGATAGTGAAAAAAGTAATTTTGATCTGGATACATTGCTTACATGTATCCAGACTTTAAGAGCGGGGAAAACGCTTCCTAGTCATTTACAAGAGTATCAGGATATGGCGGAAGCTTTGTATCCAAAATACCTTGATCGGCTCAAGTCTTTAGGTGTGGTGGATTTTGAAGGGCTTATTCTTGGTCCAATAGAAATTTTTAAACAAAAGCCAGATATTCTTAATGAGTATCAAACTCAGTTCAAACAAATCATGGTAGATGAGTTTCAAGATACCAACGATATTCAAATGCAGATGCTCAAACTTTTGGCACAACATCATCAAAATTTAACTGTGGTTGGCGATGATGATCAGTCTATCTATGGTTGGCGAGGTGCACAAATTCAACATATTTTAGATTTTCCAAAAAGATATAAAAATTGTAAAGTTGTGCGTTTAGAAAGAAATTATCGCTCTAAAGCGCGTATTTTGGATTTGGCCAATCATATTATTGCAAAAAACAGCACACGCCATGGCAAACAACTATTAGCCTCTGGCTATGATGATGAAGGGCATGAACCAGAAGTTTTTCTTTATCTTAATGAAATAGATGAAGCTGAAGGCATGGTTCATCAAATAGAATATTTTAAAAGCAAAGGCTATAAAAATGAAGATATTGCTTTATTGTATAGATCAAATAGCCAAGGTGGGATGATAGAAACAGCTTTAAGAAAGCAGCAAATTCCTTATGTGTTAACGGGAGGAACAGGCTTTTTCAGCCGCAAAGAAATCAAAGATATTTTAGCTTATTTAAAGTGCATGTTTAGACCTGATGAAATCAGTGTAAGAAGAGCCATGCATACACCCAATAAAGGAATTGGCGAGAAAACTATTCAAACAATTTTTGAGTATGCTAAACAACATAAGATCAGTTTTTTTAAAGCCAGTTTAGCCGATATTGATGAACTCAATGAAAAATCGAAACAAGCCATAGAGCATTTTCATCAAAGTTTACAAGCATACAAAACCCTTTTATTAAGCAATGAAAAAAAATGTGAAGACCAGTTGGTTTCAATCCTTGAAAAGATGGGGTACAAGCGTATGCTTCTGGCGGCATTTAAAGACATTCATACGGCACAAAAACGCTGGGATTTGGTTTTAACATTTTGTAGAGTTTTAGGGGCCTATATTCACAAGAGTGGTCATCAGGCACAGTCTTTTTTGAAGTTTATAGAAAATATGGATTTGGGGGATGTTGAAGAAGATGAAAAAGAAGGGTCTAACGTTCAATTGATGACCTTGCATGCATGCAAGGGCTTGGAGTTTCCTGTTGTTATCATCTGTGGTGTAGAAGAAGGAATTTTACCACATCAGCGTTTGGGACAAGATATCAGTGAAGAACGCCGTTTGTTTTATGTTGGGATCACCCGCGCAAAAGAACATCTAGTGTTAACACGTGCTAAAGAAAGAAAAAAGCAAGGTAAGCTAAAACCTTGTGCAACGTCTCGGTTTTTAGCCGAGGTTGATGAGACCTTAATTAAAAACTATCAAAGCGCGTTTCGTCCACAAGGAGAAAGTGAAAGAAAAGCCATGTTAGCGGCTTTATTTGATAAGATAGATCAGACCACGGAAAAGAATAGCTTTTAA
- a CDS encoding dihydrofolate reductase, whose protein sequence is MLISAIAAYSKNKVIGKNNDMPWHMPQEFAHFKRTTLNHHILMGRKSLEALPGVLPKRTHLVISRQEPSMTHPNVLWFKSIEAAVTHAKDAGETELFICGGAQIYEQCMRMCDYLYLSEIDLDIPDGDAFFPDFDQTQWQVIEENLHPALSETEPAWVFRKFARL, encoded by the coding sequence ATGTTGATCTCAGCCATTGCTGCGTATAGCAAAAACAAAGTCATTGGTAAAAATAACGATATGCCCTGGCATATGCCACAAGAGTTTGCTCACTTTAAACGCACAACCCTGAATCATCATATTTTAATGGGCCGAAAATCTTTAGAAGCCTTGCCCGGTGTTTTACCCAAGCGAACTCATTTGGTCATTTCAAGGCAAGAACCAAGCATGACCCATCCCAATGTATTGTGGTTTAAAAGCATTGAAGCCGCTGTAACACATGCAAAAGATGCGGGTGAAACAGAGCTGTTTATTTGTGGTGGCGCGCAAATCTATGAACAATGCATGCGTATGTGTGATTACCTTTATTTATCTGAAATTGATCTCGATATTCCTGATGGTGATGCTTTTTTTCCTGACTTTGATCAAACACAATGGCAAGTCATTGAAGAAAACCTGCACCCAGCTCTGAGTGAAACAGAACCTGCCTGGGTGTTTAGAAAATTTGCCCGTTTATAA
- a CDS encoding GNAT family N-acetyltransferase, which produces MISTQRCLLRTYAEEDIEPIIAFYQKNEQFLKPWEPQRTQSIFTKSYWQQAIKKNILDYDEKKALPLLIVNKKTQALMGFIHFNNFEYEPFLNCRVGYKLGEEYQGQAYMYESLQAAMAYIFNETKIRRIEANFIPNNKRSERLLKKLGFEVHGIAPAYLQINGQWQDHCLSSLLKDVFNKKN; this is translated from the coding sequence ATGATTAGTACCCAACGATGTTTATTAAGAACATATGCTGAAGAAGATATAGAGCCCATAATTGCATTTTATCAAAAAAATGAACAATTTCTTAAACCATGGGAGCCACAAAGAACACAAAGTATTTTTACAAAATCATATTGGCAGCAAGCGATAAAGAAAAATATTTTAGATTATGATGAGAAAAAAGCATTGCCATTATTAATTGTAAATAAAAAGACACAGGCTTTGATGGGGTTCATTCATTTTAACAATTTTGAATACGAACCTTTTTTGAATTGTCGGGTTGGTTATAAGTTGGGTGAGGAGTATCAAGGCCAGGCGTATATGTATGAAAGCCTGCAAGCGGCTATGGCCTATATTTTTAATGAAACAAAAATAAGAAGAATAGAAGCTAATTTTATTCCAAACAATAAAAGAAGTGAGAGATTGTTAAAAAAACTTGGTTTTGAAGTACATGGAATAGCCCCAGCTTATCTTCAAATTAATGGTCAATGGCAAGACCATTGTCTAAGCAGTTTACTAAAAGATGTTTTTAATAAAAAAAATTAA
- a CDS encoding 3'-5' exonuclease, with protein sequence MFIDGRKKLSKQEIRDFPFLQYPGTIHIIQDYEQQIEVCQHLKKQSVLGFDTETRPNFRKGQNNPVALLQLATKTDAFLFQLKQQALSPYLSDILSSTQILKLGVAVRDDIIALQKLRDFEAQGFVDLSDLAEEKGLQNFGLNALSVIFTGHRLSKNAKLSNWAAKTLKDKQIHYAACDAYVSLLIHEGLLKL encoded by the coding sequence GTGTTTATTGACGGCCGAAAAAAACTAAGTAAACAAGAAATACGAGACTTTCCATTTTTACAGTATCCCGGTACCATTCATATTATTCAAGACTATGAGCAGCAAATTGAAGTTTGCCAACACTTAAAAAAACAATCTGTTTTAGGCTTTGATACAGAAACACGACCTAATTTTAGAAAAGGACAAAATAACCCTGTTGCCTTACTTCAACTGGCTACTAAAACAGATGCTTTTTTATTTCAACTCAAACAACAAGCCCTAAGTCCATATTTGTCAGACATCTTAAGCTCAACACAAATTCTTAAGCTGGGTGTGGCTGTACGTGATGATATCATTGCTTTACAAAAACTTAGAGATTTTGAAGCTCAAGGATTTGTAGATTTGTCTGATTTAGCTGAAGAAAAAGGTCTGCAAAACTTTGGTCTTAATGCCTTAAGCGTCATCTTTACAGGTCATCGTTTAAGCAAAAACGCTAAACTTTCTAATTGGGCGGCAAAGACCTTAAAAGACAAACAAATACATTATGCTGCCTGCGATGCTTATGTTTCATTACTGATTCACGAAGGTTTATTAAAACTTTAA